The stretch of DNA TCCGCTCCGCCCGATACAGCACCTGCCACAGATGCTCAATCCGCGTCGGATTCTGCCCGTCCAACATCTCAAACATCGAACTCGCCAACGCCGCCGCCACCGTCGGCACAACCCCCTTGATCTCCCCCCACCCGCTAATGCCATGATTCGTGTCGATCTTTACGTACACCCGATCCCGACAAATATGCGGCGTCAACCGCGTAATCCGAATCGAAGAAGTCCGATCCAAAACCGCCCCCGCCGGATCCGCCGCCCGAGCCTCTCCAGCAAACAACGCCGCCCCGGCCGCCGCCCCGATTGAGCCGAGTAATGTGCGTCGCGGAATATGTGTCTCATGGGATGGTAACGTCATAGTCAGCTCCTCGATGCGCTTCGCGATGTTACGGCGGCAGGATACGTAAGCCTCCATTGAACCGCGTAGCGTCGCGAATGCCAAGCCGCCACACGACTCTGACTGGCGTCTGAGAACATCCTCCAGATTCAATCATAGCCGCCGACTGGAAATACCATATCGTCTCCTGCTCCGTTGGAATCTATGCCGTCGAGCCCTATAGAGTACAGTACATACACTTCACATTTTCCTAGCTTGACCAGTTTGTACTGTAGAAGATTGTTCCAACCGTCCAATAATTCTTGTTCAACAAAAACCGGTCCAACACCTCGTCTGACTTCATCTTGCCATTGATCGGGATCCGGAAATCGATCATTTTCTTCAAAAAAGGCGTCAAACGTGCGCCCCATACGTGCTAGGTTTCGTCGTGTCACCCCTCTAGCTGTTAAATTCGGCTGCCCATAAAAGTAATAGACTCCAAGTCCCGAGAGAAATGATAGAACACATAAGAATAACGTCGTCAATGAAGGCAAGATTCCTCCGACACCTGATTTCGTCGGGCTGCTGTCACTTACATCTGTTGTTTCCATCGCCGTTCCTATTAACGATAAAAGAGCGGTAGGTCAGGCAGCAACATAAGACCGATCGATCCAAGTAGCATTTCACGACACGCTTACTTATCTGAATTCTCCGCACCCGTCTTCGCCGCTTCCTCCGCCGCAGTCACCCGTGCACGGATCTCCGCATCACACCCCTCCGCGAGGGCTTTCATCACGGGGTCTTTTTCCAGCTTCACGTTGGAGCGGACGCTGCCCATTGATTTGCGGTCGTCAATCTCGATTTCAACGTCGGTGACTTTCGGTAGATCGAACGCCATATTGCCTGGGAGCCTTTGAGGAGATTGCAAGAAGCGGCGGTATTTCGAAAGCGGGCCATTCCCGATCGACTCCGCCTAACGTGCGACATGCCGAGTTACGTTTTGACGTTCGCGAACAGGTGATACGATTCCTCAATGTAGTCAGACAGTTTCTTGTAAAGTCCCTTTTTAAATGCAGCCGTGTAGAAATACTTCTGGATCTTCTGAGCTGTTTTCAGTTCCGCGTAACCTTCGGCAAAGGCCTGCCAGCGTTTTTTCGTGCTGAGGTTCTTGTCGCCGAACCGTTTTCGCAGGTCCGATAGCGAGCGCCCCTTTCCCAAGAACTCTTCCAATGTGGCCCGGTAATCGCGTGCTAGCTTCATCGCGCCGATTTCGTTCATTGCTTCGAGGGCGGCCAATGACAACTCGGGCCAGTTGAACAAAAACTGCCACACACCGCCGTTATCAGTTTCACCGATGAAGTTGAGCAGAACATAGAACACTTTCTGGCGCCGATTCAGTTTGTTCCACAACGCACGGCGACCCGACTTTGATTTCTTGTATATAGGATCCATGAAGGCCGTAGCGTACTCCCAGATGCGGTTGTCATTCTCGTCGAAGTTAGCCCATGGATACGTGGCATTAATTTCAACGAGTGTGTCGAGTGTGACCGTCGCTACGAGGATTCTTTCTTGCTGGTTGTCGTCATCGAGGCTGAACAAGAATTCCTTCGACGAGCCTGATTTCTGTTTTGTTTTTTTCCGTGGTCGTTTTAAAAACTCTGCTTCAGCCTGTTCTATCTGTTTGACCAGTTTCTTGTGGATGGCCGGTTTCCGCGCCTGGGTCTTTTGCTTCTCTTGATCCCAGTACTCGTGGTACTCCTTCCATTCCTGCTTTCGCTTCACAGCCAGATTGTCGAGGTGCTGCCGTTGGATCGACTTCCCCTGCTTCTCGATAACGGGTTTCTTGCCTTTGACCGCGACCACCTGTTTGCGAATCTGAGCTGCGCTCGATCCTCGCCTATTTTTCCAGACGACCGTGAACTCGCTCGCATGAAGTCCCTGATCGTCGAACGTGACGAGCACGGTAAACGGCCGATCGTCAGGATTGTACATCGCATAATTCTTCTGTGCCTGCTTATGCTGGAATCCCTTGACGATCGCCTCTTGCATCCGTTCCATCAGTTCACGCTCAAGTGCCCGTCGCTCCTTTTCAATGGTCGCCTCGTCAACACCCTTTTGTTTCTCAATCTTCCGTTTCTCCTGCTTGTAGCCCTTTAGTTCAAAATAAAGGGGTTGCGGCCGGACGAATGAGCGGTGCGATTCATCCAAGGCGGTGCAGGCGGGGCGCACGAGCACCGTGGGACCGATCTCCCAGACGGCCACATCAATCCATGGATCTTGAAGTCGCATGTGTCGCAGCAACCAGATCCATACGTAATGACAACGATCCGCCATATCTCGCTTATTACCGAACAGACAGTGATGCATGTTCTTGCGACGCGTGAGATCATTCAAAGTGATGGATATTTTTCCGGAACCATTTGAAGGTTGCGCTCGTTTTTTCTTGGGAATCGTCGAGGGAAATGAGACCTTTCTCACTTTTTTTACGTGATGTTTTTTTATTGTCTGTTTTTTGGGGGCCAGCTTTTTCGCAGCCTGCTTCTTCGTGGTACGTGTTTTCTTCTGCGAAACGTCCTGGTAGCCTTTCTTTAGCTTGGAATCTATCAAACTCGTGTAAGACGCTTTCGCTTCGGACCGCGTATCAAACGTCTTCGAGAGTGTGCGCCCAGACGTACCAATGCGGCCATAGACGACCTTATGAGAATTCCCTTTCAAGGTAATGTTCCAAAACTTCTGGGACTTTCCTTCGGTGAATTGAAGTTCACGGTTCGGCATTGTAGTTCCTCGTAGCCCGCATATTTGGCAGGCCATTTCCGAAGGATTGTTCTGAACACTCCACCCTGCAACTCATGACAACGCAAAACAGCCCCGCCAATTTATCATCGTTAGCGATGGATACGCGCAACAACAACGCCCAATCACTCCCCATCTCCCCCCTCCGCACCCGCCTTTGCCGCTTCCTCCGCAGCAGCCACCCGCGCACGGATCTCCGCGTCGCACCCCTCCGCGAGGGCTTTCATCACGGGATCTTTTTCCAGCTTCACGTTGGAACGGACGCTGCCCATAGACTTGCGGCCGCCGATTTCAATGAGGGCCGCATAGACTCGTCGGCGGATGCGTGCGTCTTTATGTTTTAGATAGGGCAACACCGGGCCTTCGGCGAGCGGTCCCATTTTTATCAAATACCGCACCGAATCGTCGCCGGAAAAGAAGTCTGTCAGTGCGGTGGCCAGTGCTCGCGCGGTGGTGGGCGTGTTCAGCTCGACGAGGGC from Symmachiella dynata encodes:
- a CDS encoding WGR domain-containing protein; translated protein: MPNRELQFTEGKSQKFWNITLKGNSHKVVYGRIGTSGRTLSKTFDTRSEAKASYTSLIDSKLKKGYQDVSQKKTRTTKKQAAKKLAPKKQTIKKHHVKKVRKVSFPSTIPKKKRAQPSNGSGKISITLNDLTRRKNMHHCLFGNKRDMADRCHYVWIWLLRHMRLQDPWIDVAVWEIGPTVLVRPACTALDESHRSFVRPQPLYFELKGYKQEKRKIEKQKGVDEATIEKERRALERELMERMQEAIVKGFQHKQAQKNYAMYNPDDRPFTVLVTFDDQGLHASEFTVVWKNRRGSSAAQIRKQVVAVKGKKPVIEKQGKSIQRQHLDNLAVKRKQEWKEYHEYWDQEKQKTQARKPAIHKKLVKQIEQAEAEFLKRPRKKTKQKSGSSKEFLFSLDDDNQQERILVATVTLDTLVEINATYPWANFDENDNRIWEYATAFMDPIYKKSKSGRRALWNKLNRRQKVFYVLLNFIGETDNGGVWQFLFNWPELSLAALEAMNEIGAMKLARDYRATLEEFLGKGRSLSDLRKRFGDKNLSTKKRWQAFAEGYAELKTAQKIQKYFYTAAFKKGLYKKLSDYIEESYHLFANVKT